The sequence TAATATCTTTTTCAAACGACGATTACCTACTGGCGGTGGTTAATAATGTCTGACAAGATAGAAAATTTATGGTCTCAAGTATTGGAGCGCTTGCAGTTAGAACTTTCGCGTCCCACCTTTGAAACTTGGATAAAAACAGCGATCGCCGAAAAATTGGAAAATAACTGTTTGGTAATTCGTACTCCGAATCCCTTTGCTCGCAATTGGTTACAAAAGTATTACATAAAAACTATTGCGTCGGTAGTCCAGGATATTGTTGGTCATCCAGTAGGTATTTATTTTACGGTCACAAGCGGTGATAATGCAGTCAATAAAGAAAGTGAAGCGAAGGTTGAATTGCCTCCAGTAACAAATATTCCGAGTAATATCGGTACAAACGGACAAAAAACATCGATTTTAAATTTAAAGTATGTATTTTCCCGTTTTGTAGTGGGTGCAAACAATCGCTTAGCTCATGCTGCTTCTTTAGCCGTAGCGGAATCTCCTGGGAAGGAATTTAATCCTTTGTTTTTGTATGGTGGTGTAGGATTGGGGAAAACCCACCTAATGCAGGCTATAGGTAATTATCGCTTAGAAATTTTCCCTTCAGCAAAAATATTTTATGTTTCTACCGAACAGTTTACCAATGACGTAATTAGCGCCATTCGGAATGATAGCAGACAAAGCCTTCAAGAACATTACAGAGCAGCAGATGTACTATTAGTAGATGACATTCAGTTTATTGAAGGCAAAGAATCAACTCAGGAGGAATTTTTCCATACCTTCAACACCTTATATCAAGAAGGTAAACAAGTCGTTATTGCCTCAGATCGTCCCCCGAATCAAATACCTCGTCTTCAAGAAAGATTATCTTCACGTTTCTCTATGGGATTAATTGCCGATATTCAGGCACCAGATTTAGAAACTAGAATGGCTATTCTGCAAAAAAAAGCTGAATACGAAAATCTCAATTTGCCTAAAGATGTTATAGAGTACATTGCTTCTAACTACACTTCTAATATTCGAGAATTAGAAGGAGCATTAATTAGAGCTATGGCATATATTTCTATCTGGGGTTTACCGATGACAGTAGAAAATATTGGTTCGGTTTTACAACCGCAAGCTGAAAAGGTAGAAGCAACTCCAGTAGCAATTTTAAGCATAGTAGCCGATACATTTAATGTGTCTATTGAAGACCTCAAAAGTAATTCGCGACGACGGGAAATTAGCTGGGCGCGACAAATAGGGATGTTTCTGATGAGACAACATACGGATTTAAGTTTGCCTAGAATCGGTGAAGAATTTGGTGGTAAAGACCATACTACTGTTATATACAGTTGTGAAAAAATTGCCCAATTGAAGCAAACAGACCATAGCTTGGGGCAAACTCTCCGTCAATTAGGCGATCGCATTGGTATGAAAAATTCTAAATAGAAGTTAGCAATATACAGGTGAAAGCGAGAAAAAACCTTTGTGGAAAACTTCCAATTAAATTGTGGAAAAAGTTATCAAATACGATTGACCTGTGGAAAAACTACCACTTTTTCCACAGGTTTTTCCACAAGTATGATTTCGTAAGACCTTTTTTGCGACAGGCTGCAATAATTTTTCCACAGTTTCCAGAGGATAAAGCTGTTTGAAGAGGAATAATATTTATTCGACTATAAATGTACGATTTCGGGCTTAAGAGTTTGAGCTTAAACAAAAGATGTAATTGGTTTTTGGTGAGTTAGGCTCGGAGGCAAAAACTTATATCTTATATTAATCGTAGTTAATTAACAAAAAACAAAAGATGAAAAAATTATTCCTTCTTCCTCAAGTCATCTTTGTTGCATGTCCTATGTTCACCTATATTTATTGATATAAAGCAGCATCTCAAAAAATCATGAAACTAGTTTGCAATCAAAGCGATTTAAACACCCATCTTTCACTAACTTCTCGTGCTGTTCCTTCTCGCCCAACTCATCCTATACTTGCCAACGTGCTTCTACAGGCAGATGCTGCAAATGGTCAAGTTAGCTTAACAGCTTTTGATTTAAGCTTGGGAATTCGCACTACATTCAAAGCTGAGGTTTTAGAAGCAGGAACCATCACGCTTCCAGCAAAGCTACTTAACGATATCGTTTCTCGTTTGCCAGAAGGAGAAATTACCCTTGATGATGAATCTACACATAAAGAAAATCAACCTTTAGGAGAAGGCTTGACTGTTACCTTAAAGCCAAAAAGCGGACGCTATGAAGTACGAGCAATGGGTGCCGAAGAATTTCCGGAACTACCCGTAACTGAGAATGAAAAAGCAATTCACCTTCCTGCTAGTGCATTAATCGAGGGCTTGGGGGGTTCTTTATTTGCTACGAGTGCAGATGAAACCAAACAGGTGCTTACGGGAGTTCATTTAACGGTTAAGCAAGACGCTTTAGAATTTGCAGCGACTGACGGACATCGTTTAGCTGTAGTAGAAACTACAAACGAGAATTTAAATGATGATGAAGAGCAACCCGATTCGGTACAGGTAACCCTACCA comes from Rivularia sp. PCC 7116 and encodes:
- the dnaA gene encoding chromosomal replication initiator protein DnaA — translated: MSDKIENLWSQVLERLQLELSRPTFETWIKTAIAEKLENNCLVIRTPNPFARNWLQKYYIKTIASVVQDIVGHPVGIYFTVTSGDNAVNKESEAKVELPPVTNIPSNIGTNGQKTSILNLKYVFSRFVVGANNRLAHAASLAVAESPGKEFNPLFLYGGVGLGKTHLMQAIGNYRLEIFPSAKIFYVSTEQFTNDVISAIRNDSRQSLQEHYRAADVLLVDDIQFIEGKESTQEEFFHTFNTLYQEGKQVVIASDRPPNQIPRLQERLSSRFSMGLIADIQAPDLETRMAILQKKAEYENLNLPKDVIEYIASNYTSNIRELEGALIRAMAYISIWGLPMTVENIGSVLQPQAEKVEATPVAILSIVADTFNVSIEDLKSNSRRREISWARQIGMFLMRQHTDLSLPRIGEEFGGKDHTTVIYSCEKIAQLKQTDHSLGQTLRQLGDRIGMKNSK
- the dnaN gene encoding DNA polymerase III subunit beta — translated: MKLVCNQSDLNTHLSLTSRAVPSRPTHPILANVLLQADAANGQVSLTAFDLSLGIRTTFKAEVLEAGTITLPAKLLNDIVSRLPEGEITLDDESTHKENQPLGEGLTVTLKPKSGRYEVRAMGAEEFPELPVTENEKAIHLPASALIEGLGGSLFATSADETKQVLTGVHLTVKQDALEFAATDGHRLAVVETTNENLNDDEEQPDSVQVTLPSKALRELERMLAHSSAEDEPVAMYFDQGQVVFEWQNQRLTSRTLEGQYPAYRQLIPSGFERELTLDRKQLISALERIAVLADQKNNIAKLSIDSESQEITLSVETQEIGSGMESMPAQILGDDIDIAFNIKYLMEGLKALPSAEIQMQLNNNLAPVIFSPVGGIKMTYLAMPVQLRS